TTTCAATCCCAGCCATTATCCTTGATCATGTGGTTGAGTTCAATGATGTATTTTCCCTCCTTGTATTTCTGGCTGGTCTCAAAAGCTTGCTCCTGCAGAATGAGATAACACAAGAGGTTGTAGAATAAGTGCTGTGAATTTGATATGGGAAAATTGTGACTGGTGGGCCATTTGTGACTCATTGGGATCCATTTTGTAGTCTCTAGGGACACTACCAGATCACTGAAGCATCCAATCTCCACATTTTTGTAAATTGCCTAATTAATGGTCTTACAACACACATCCCCTTCCCCAACTGCCACAATGGTTCCCCGGCTGTTTCTTTACCCCCATTATCTTGTCTTCCCATGTGGAGATTGTCCACTTTTGGCAGATTATGGGAACCAGAAATGTCAGGAGTAGTTATACAATCTATGGTGGTTTGCCCACCCATTCCTCCTGCACATGCCGTctctgggaagggaagggaggccaGTCAAAGACTCACGTATTTCCATCCCAGCGTGGTCTTGCAGTTTTCACAGTATATATCGGCCACAGCATGGAGACCTGTCAGCAGAACCCGTTCTTCTGCTGGGCCGCATCCAACATTCACTCTATATGGAGTCAAGGAAAAGCAGAACAGAGAAGAAATGTGTCACTTTCTTTTGATAATGTCCAGCATTTGTTATCTGAGTTCCATCTTGACTTTTGATCAATGATGGGCCTCAATCCATGCATGTTTGGGCAAAGGTTCTGCACTTTTGTTTACATAACAAGTATCCCATTCCTGTCTGGTGAACATGACAAACCCGGCCTTCCTGTTGACAGGGAGTTTGAATGTTAAGGCTATTCAAATAAAGTTACAAAGGTCCATGCAGTTAGGAATCCTGACTTACCAGGCTTCTTGATCACACAGGTAACTATAACCACtacaattttttgtgtgtgtcaggagtgacttgaaaaactgcaagtcacttcaggtgtgagaaaattggccgtctgcaaggatgttgcccagaggacacccagatgttttgatgttttactatccttgtgggaggcttctctcatgtccccgcatgggggagctggagctgacagatggagcacacctgctctccctggattcgaactgccaacctgtcggtcagcagtcctgctggcaccagggtttaacctattgtttatcaggtttctcctgattttatctagattttaccttttgtccttatatgtgaatttttatgactggttttcattgtttttaatctgctttatggtgttattttattgttgttgactgggcttggccccatgtaagccgccccaagtcccttcggggagatgggcggggtataagaataaaattattaattattataatattattattgcgcTACTAGGGGCTCCAACCACCTCAATGTTATTGCATTTTTCCTTTCATACCTCCCCCATAAATATGGGGAATATGTGCATGGATATGGTGAGGTTCAATATAAGTATCTCCCTACTACAGATGCGATTATAGACCACCTGGAGTGCATTAGAGAACTATGGCATTAGAGGGAATCTGTGATATGTTCTTACTAATATCTAAATCTTTTTTTATGAAGGTATACGTAAGTCATGTTAGTCTGTAGTGCTAGTGTGTACAGTTCAGACATTATTTCTCCACCTCAATGAGCACCAGGACATAGTTCTAACATAGAGCAGAGGTCCCTAACATGTGGACTATAGATTCTTGGGAGCCTAATCTGGTCTTCAAGGGGTGCATTAACTGGATGTGTGGAGGAGAGACTGATTTTTTCTTTAGCTTACTTTCTGTCACTTTGGAAAATGTGTTTAAATGCTTCTAGTGAGAGAGCTTTCATCAGATTCCTGGGACGGGGTTGGTCTAAAAAAGGTTAAGAATCACTGAACCAGAGCTCACAGCAAGGTTAGACTAGAACTTAAATGCTACTGTCTCAACCCGCTGTGTCGCTGTCTTTTAAACAGAGTTTGACCCCCTTATGATACTTACACAGAGTTGAATAAATATGCCCGGCCTTGACTTCCTTGAAAAGACTGTAATGACAAGGAGACAAGAAAAAAAGTCAAGAAAATGATGTTTTAGGAGCACTGTAGTTTATCACAGCAAACAGAAAGAAATCTTGAAATGCGTCCTCATCTGCCTTTCTTACTTTAGTTTCAGGATTCCTTGtcttacaacaaaaatacaatcTTATATCCCAATCTTTGCTGTCTTGACTCCCCAATCTTGGCCCCAGTTGATAGTCCTCAAGCCCTGGAGTCTCAGCTGCTTTCTGCATTTCCTTGTTTGTTCTCTGGCTCGCTTTCAGACACACCCCATCTATACAAGCTGAACATTATTTAATGATTAATCAGCCAGGAGCTCTAACTTGTTGACCGTGCAGTATCTCTTAACGGTAGGGTGGGTATGGCGAGGCAAGACTTGGCAGGGCCCTTAGGAAGAAAGGTTAGGCCTGGAAAAGCCAGTTCATCAGAGGAGTAGCTATGGCTAGACAAGATGTGGGCATTCCCCTGAATAAGAATTCTGCACCCCGAGTTGCATTTTCTATCAGTCCCCAAATTTATAGCATTGCAGAGTGAGACTTTGACAGCTGTTGAGACCTAGAACTCTTCTATTGGCTGTGTTCTCATTTCCTTGATAACTGTGTTCTCATTTCCTTGGTATACTTAGGAAATAGTAACTATGCCTcccttctttggatgcctaaccTGTATTTATAAATATTCAACTGCAATGCTGGAAATTTGAGGAGCGAAGGAGTATTTCACTGGGGCAGAGTTTTTACTAAGGGACAATACGCTCCCCCAATGATACTTACACCTTTACAGCTGCTCTAGCTTCTGCGTTTATCTGTTTCCACTGCTTCCTCCCATTTCCAATACTCCCATTCCTGTTATGCTAAATAGCCCTACTAATAGTTCCTCTGTGTTTAATGGCAACTCATCCGGGTAACAAAGTCAGCAGCCAGCAACCCTTTCTCTTCTGAGATTTTAATTGAATTAGTCACCAAGGGAAAACTCCCAGGCCAATACTTCTACTTACCTGCTGGGAGGTAAATCTTGGCAATTTCCCCAGTATAAGATTTAAGCAGTGGCAAGGATGGACTGCTGTAGTTTAGGACTgaagtccatcattttgaaatggtaATAGTGTTTGAAACATGCAATGACCCTGTATCTGTGTTTGGGTTGAGGAAGCATTTCCCTCCCCGTCAGAAAAAGAATATTAATTTGTCTGCATGTAAAATATCTCAGTCTGACTTTTGGTTATAAGGAAGTATTATCAAGCAACCTATGCATTCGGGTTGCTGAGTACAAGCAAAAGTAAACATTGCACAAGCATAATGATACACAATAAGAATCTTATGAGTGAAGTAATGTCATCAAGCAAGCAGGACTTCCCTTTGTTTCTGCTTTTTCTTTACCCGCTTTGCTTTTTACTTCTCCTTTTTAAGAATAATCTGAGTAAGAAAGAGCACCAGCCTCTCCTTCTGAAGCTGTAAACATCTCTATGGCAGCTCACCAAGGATGTCCCATTATTCCCTGCCATTTACCTTGGAGATGAGATCGTCGTGGTTGGCCAGGTGGGCCCTGCAGTGCACACAGCTGTAGCGTCGGTGGCAGTTGTCCAGATAGGCTTGGAAGGTTTTGGGTTTGGACAGCCTCACCATTGTGGTGGGGTTGCACAAGGGGAAGAAGCCACAGGAGGGGTGTGAAGAACTGAACGGTCCTCAAAAGCCTGATGAAAAGAGCAAGTCAAGAGAGAACTGTTACCAAAACACAGACAAGCTGGCATGAGCGGGAATGTTTGTATGGGAGTTAAGGGCTTTGTTTTTGTTCTGGGAGCTAGTCAAGTTCTATCTAACCAGTCTggcatctttaaaaaaatagtacCACGTGCTTCTCCTCCCTAAGCAATTTCTCAAAGGCTCAACCTGTCATTAACCCCGAGATGTAGGTCAGGGCTGCTTGCCTTGTGATGAAACAGCCTTACCAGGAATAGAACCCAAGCCTCCCAGCTCTAATACACCTCCCCTTCTGAAGAAGTTTCTGTTAGTGACCTCTTCCCCTTTCTAATAGGTCTGAAGCTGTGAGTGCCATCTGCCACAACAGTTGGATTTCATTATTGGAGAACCCAGGAGCTCTGGGCTTTCCGTTACTTTCATTTCTATCTCTATCAGAGCATCCAAGAGGCTCTGGCACATGGTCAACGATTTAAAACAAAGCTTTCATCCCTTGCCATCTTTCCCTTTTGCCTGTGTCTATTGTTCCTGTTTGGAATTAACTACCACCcaccttgcctagtttatctctCTTTCACAGTCAGGACTTGGAATGCTATGATTTAAAGCTCAAAGGGTGAGTAGGGTAGGAGGCAAAAAATATGCAGAAGGAATAATGACCATATGtctgagggagggaagagagaaacaGCTGAACAATGAATGTTAGAAGACATTCGGCCTTTTGGGAAGATGGCGGGAGTAATAAATGGGTATCATGCAATGAGCGTAGAAAGTAATGTAGGGGATAGCTATTAAAGCGTGGAGAAAGGAGATGACTCAGAAAGGATCGAAGGGATGGATGGCAGTAAAGGGCATGCCTAAATGCAGAACAGAGGGAGTTGTGTAGTAGAAGGCACATTTGGAGATTTGAGGGCAAAGGAGCCTGCAAATTCCAGCTGGATGTGGAAGGAGGAGATAGACACAAAGCAGGCCACAGATGGACGGATGGAAGGAGGGGAGGCCAAGAAGGGGAGGGGACAGCAACCGTGCAGGGAAGAGGTGGCTGCTTCAGAAAGCCTGGGGACCATTTCTTGGGGAAGGGGAGTCACGCAAATGGAGAGCCCTGGGCAAGGAGGAGGGACTGAGGTTTGCTTTGCAAAAGGAAGTGCGATGGGGGAGGGAAAAAACAGTTCCTTGAAAGAGAAACAAACCCGCCAGCCCTAGAGGCAGGGAAATGCTAGAGAAAATGGAGGCTGAGACTCTATGCATCTGCAAAGGAAAAATACAGGAAGCGAATTTAGGGTAGCGGGGAGCATCTGAAGGGGCGCTCTCATGCAAAAGACCCAGTGTCCTGCATATTTGATATATCGCCTCTATCAATGCAAGTTATAGCTCTGATTCTCCCTATCTAAGTGTAAAATAGCGTCTGTTGTTCCATGCTCTTTCCCCTTGAAACATTTTCACGATGGCCTTCTGTTTATCTGCTTCTGGAGCTTGATAAGAGACCAGTAGCTACAGGCCAGATAAAGGCTGAGATGAACAAGGGGGACATTTAACAATAAAGGTGAAAGAAAGGCAAGGCATGACAAGTTAACAGAGACCAGTCAAAAAACAGAAGTAGCTTTTTGAAGATTTGTAGCAAAACATGACTTATTCCTATTTCAGCAAATTAACAAAATGCTGTGTGAAAAATAGAATGCCACAACAGCTATTGAacaatttgcaaaaaaaattttGCTCCTCATTACATTTGAGAGCATAATGTTAATGTGTATCTGTGGTAACTTAGATACACTTCCATGCAAAATACAGGATTGCCCAGCAGACAATGGAAACACACTGGCTACTACGTTAGCTCCCTTAATATGGAGGCATTGTATTTCTGAGAGAGAGCATGACTGTGTGGTTGCTAGTTTAGTGGAGAATAAGACTATGGAACAAATGTAAATTCTCTTTGCCTAGTAGATCATTCGAAATAAGAAGAAAAGCATAATGTACTTTAAACAGTATTTCCACCAGACAATATAATCTTTCTCTGTATGACAGAAAATATACCAGATTTTAATCCCATAGTCCACAGTGTGAGAAGCAATTGTCTTAAGATGCCTTCAACACAACAGTTCTATAAAATGGCTATTCAGTCCCCTATGAGGCTGTAGAATAGATTTTGACCCCGGACTCTTGGTTTTTAGCACAAAAATTGCTGTGCTTATATCAACATGCTGCagaatttatatatttaatatagctTGGCTCTGTTTTGCAGAAAACTTGAACATAAATTATCAATGTTTATCTTGTAGAAACAAAGAAATAGTGGGATGTGAAATTTAAGAGACCTGGTTCTCAAGAAAACTACATAATTTTTTAAACAGT
This sequence is a window from Anolis carolinensis isolate JA03-04 chromosome 6, rAnoCar3.1.pri, whole genome shotgun sequence. Protein-coding genes within it:
- the ypel3 gene encoding protein yippee-like 3; its protein translation is MVRLSKPKTFQAYLDNCHRRYSCVHCRAHLANHDDLISKSFQGSQGRAYLFNSVVNVGCGPAEERVLLTGLHAVADIYCENCKTTLGWKYEQAFETSQKYKEGKYIIELNHMIKDNGWD